The window CGCTTAGAGCTCTGTGGAGCTGTTCTGGCAACAGAACTTGCAGAAATAATATCCATACAGCTAGACATCTCATTGGACTCTATGCATTATTACACAGACAGCAAAGTTGTGCTGGGATATATCAGCAATCGTACTCGTCGTTTTTATACGTATGTGAGTAATAGAGTGGACCGCATTCTGAAAATCTCCACTGCTGATCAATGGAAGTATGTTCCTACAGACAAGAATCCTGCCGATTCCTGCACCAGATGTATCACTTCAGTCATTGATATCATGCAGCTTCCTTGGATAATTGGCCCACAGTGGTTAAGCAATACAAGTACATCAGAATGCACTGGTACCTCGGAGTATTTTCCACTCATTGAACCTGATTATGATTCGGAAGTTAGGCCACTGATGACAAAGATCACCACCAACCATCTTTCTCCGGTGCCTGCTTGTCTCGGAACAAAGCGCTTTGAGCGTTTTTCTATCTGGAAGTCTCTGGTTTCCGCAATCGCATCTCTTCAACGCATAGTTCGGAATCGACGCGATGGATATCATGACACCAAACCCATTAGCCAGTGTGATGCCCTCAGAAAAGCTGAGATTCTCATTCTGAAGGAAACTCAGCAAGAACACTTTACTACAGACATTAAATGCCTGGCCAATGATAAACCTCTGGCAAAGAACAGCAGTATTGCGACACTTTCACCCTATCTTGATGAGAATGGGCTACTTCGTGTTGGAGGCAGGATCAATCGAGCAGCCGGACAAATACCTGCAAGAGAAGTCAACCCTATTATCCTACCTAAAGCTAGCCACATTTCCACCTTACTTATTCGTCACTTTCATGAACAAACCAAGCATCAAGGAAGACTTATTACGGAAGGAGCTCTGCGCACAGGAGGATATTGGCTCATTGGCGCCAAACGATTGATTTCTTCTCTCATACACAAGTGTGTGACTTGTCGTAAACTAAGACGCAGTTTAGAAACTCAGAAAATGGCTGATGTTCCTACAGACAGGATAACCCCAGGACCCCCCTTTACATCAGTCGGCATTGATGCCTTTGGACCCTGGCAGGTGGCTACACGCAAAACTCGAGGAGGTGCCGCTAACAGCAAAAGATGGGGAATCATTTTTACATGGCTATTTTGTAGGGCAGTGCATATAGAAATTGTAGAGGAGATGTCAAGTTCTTCATTTATAAACGCCTTCCGTCGTTTCTTGGCAATCCGTGGCCCTGTGAAGTTTATACACTCTGATAGAGGCTCCAATTTTATCGGAGCAGCCGAAGAAATGAAGATGAATACAGTAAAGGTAGAGGAAGGACCCGTTCAAGAATTCTTGCGCAACTCTGGAATTACTTGGATATTCAATGTTCCTCATGCTTCACATATGGGAGGCATCTGGGAAAGAATGATAGGGATGACCAGAAAGATTTTAGACTCTATGCTACTTGAATCCAGATCCAAACCCCTCACACATGAAACTCTTGCTACCTTTTAATGTGAAGTCTGCGCCATTATTAATTCGCGCCCAATTGTTCCAATATCGACAGACCCAGAGATGCCCATGATTCTTAGTCCGTCCATGCTTCTGACAGGAAAAGTGGATTTCTTACCTGTTGTGTCCGATTCCTTGAATCTTCCAG is drawn from Crassostrea angulata isolate pt1a10 chromosome 5, ASM2561291v2, whole genome shotgun sequence and contains these coding sequences:
- the LOC128182743 gene encoding uncharacterized protein LOC128182743, giving the protein MDKTFKKDEEGYWTAPLPFRQLPEYLPNNKPQAFHRAQILHTNLQRDHVKKEQFVTFMRKVLDSGAAEVAPSSSNAVCWYLPLFGVRHPRKPEQIRGVFDSSAVREGISLNSLLMSGPDMVNSLLGILLRFRKDEVAITADIEQMFYRFRVDEDHRDFLRFYWYRENDPDDILVEYRMRAHVFGNSPSPAIATYGIRKTVENADEDVKDFVNRNFYVDDGLISLPDEASAIDLMKRTQSVMKSEGRLRLHKITSNKLAVMEAFDPSDHGEQLKEFDDDDLVHRSLGLCWNLKDDTFRFTVPVKEKPFTRRGLLSTVNSLFDPIGFITPITISGKILLRDATPPGVDWDEPLPSSYLQKWTEWQSSLQSLKEVAIPRMLSHMSVSLAKTAEVHIFCDASEKAIGASAYIKVEDDQGRNSVRFLMGKGKLAPPRGHTIPRLELCGAVLATELAEIISIQLDISLDSMHYYTDSKVVLGYISNRTRRFYTYVSNRVDRILKISTADQWKYVPTDKNPADSCTRCITSVIDIMQLPWIIGPQWLSNTSTSECTGTSEYFPLIEPDYDSEVRPLMTKITTNHLSPVPACLGTKRFERFSIWKSLVSAIASLQRIVRNRRDGYHDTKPISQCDALRKAEILILKETQQEHFTTDIKCLANDKPLAKNSSIATLSPYLDENGLLRVGGRINRAAGQIPAREVNPIILPKASHISTLLIRHFHEQTKHQGRLITEGALRTGGYWLIGAKRLISSLIHKCVTCRKLRRSLETQKMADVPTDRITPGPPFTSVGIDAFGPWQVATRKTRGGAANSKRWGIIFTWLFCRAVHIEIVEEMSSSSFINAFRRFLAIRGPVKFIHSDRGSNFIGAAEEMKMNTVKVEEGPVQEFLRNSGITWIFNVPHASHMGGIWERMIGMTRKILDSMLLESRSKPLTHETLATF